In Phaeobacter porticola, one DNA window encodes the following:
- the pstC gene encoding phosphate ABC transporter permease subunit PstC, producing the protein MPTVWLVIALLALSGLGFVLGRNRALASAGGNAKALHSLPAYYGHNVAFSALVPALVVLAIWSLAQPMVIENRVSAMIPAELVPENSTLGLVMSDVRRLAEGLDLAVEQGVLSSTEARSLDSGETDIRARLGEIGVALGSDVRAEVLTAAQSYRSQSNTGQIAMTLIVALLAVVGFGWAYGRTHKDFRARNVVEQGIMALLILAASLAILTTVGIVFSMLFESINFFGLHAWSDFFFGTTWAPNFRGDSDLSILPLLWGTLYISAIALLVAVPVGLFAAIYLSEYAGSTTRAFAKPLLEILAGIPTIVYGLFALLTVGPLLVKFFGQGEDGILGVEWMSGATSVLTAGLVMGIMLIPFVSSLSDDIINAVPQAMRDGSLGLGATKSETIRQVVIPAALPGIVGAVLLAASRAIGETMIVVMGAGAIAKFSLNPLESMTTITTRIVSQLTGDTDFASPETLVAFALGLTLFVLTLGLNVLALYIVRKYREQYD; encoded by the coding sequence ATGCCGACAGTTTGGCTCGTGATTGCCCTTCTTGCCCTTTCCGGGCTGGGCTTTGTGCTGGGGCGCAACCGCGCGCTTGCCTCGGCAGGAGGGAACGCCAAGGCGTTGCACTCGCTGCCCGCTTACTACGGTCACAACGTGGCCTTCAGCGCGCTGGTGCCCGCGCTGGTGGTACTGGCCATATGGTCACTGGCCCAGCCCATGGTCATTGAAAACCGCGTATCCGCCATGATCCCTGCGGAACTGGTGCCGGAGAATTCCACGCTTGGCCTCGTGATGAGTGACGTGCGCCGTCTTGCCGAAGGGCTGGACCTAGCAGTAGAGCAGGGCGTTCTTTCCTCGACCGAAGCCCGCAGCCTCGACAGTGGTGAGACTGACATACGCGCCCGTCTGGGGGAGATCGGCGTTGCGCTCGGCTCTGATGTGCGCGCAGAAGTGCTGACCGCTGCACAAAGTTATCGCAGCCAGTCAAACACCGGGCAGATCGCCATGACGCTGATTGTTGCCCTTCTCGCCGTAGTTGGGTTTGGCTGGGCCTATGGGCGCACGCATAAGGATTTCCGGGCCCGCAATGTGGTAGAGCAGGGCATCATGGCCTTGCTCATTCTCGCCGCGAGCCTCGCTATTCTTACCACCGTCGGCATCGTCTTCTCAATGCTGTTCGAGAGCATCAACTTCTTTGGGCTGCATGCCTGGAGTGACTTCTTCTTTGGCACCACATGGGCGCCGAACTTCCGCGGGGACAGCGATCTGTCGATCCTGCCGCTGCTGTGGGGAACGCTTTACATCTCGGCGATTGCGCTGCTGGTCGCGGTGCCTGTAGGGCTATTTGCGGCGATCTATCTCTCTGAATACGCCGGCAGCACCACGCGCGCCTTTGCCAAACCGCTGCTGGAAATCCTCGCTGGGATCCCGACCATCGTCTACGGCCTCTTTGCATTGCTGACCGTTGGCCCGCTTCTTGTGAAATTCTTCGGCCAGGGCGAAGACGGCATCTTGGGGGTCGAGTGGATGAGCGGCGCCACCTCGGTGCTGACCGCTGGTCTGGTGATGGGCATCATGTTGATCCCCTTTGTGTCGTCGCTGTCCGATGACATCATCAACGCCGTGCCTCAGGCCATGCGCGATGGCTCGCTTGGATTGGGTGCGACCAAATCCGAAACCATCCGTCAGGTGGTCATTCCGGCCGCGCTGCCGGGTATCGTCGGCGCTGTCCTGCTTGCGGCATCGCGCGCCATCGGTGAGACGATGATCGTGGTTATGGGGGCAGGGGCGATTGCGAAATTCTCGCTCAACCCCCTGGAATCAATGACCACGATCACCACACGTATTGTCAGCCAGTTGACCGGCGATACGGATTTCGCCAGCCCTGAAACGCTCGTTGCCTTTGCCCTTGGTCTGACCCTCTTTGTCCTGACCCTCGGCCTCAATGTCCTGGCGCTTTATATCGTGCGCAAATACCGGGAGCAGTACGACTAA
- a CDS encoding substrate-binding domain-containing protein: MSFVKLTASALAISAVSATAAAARDQVQVAGSSTVLPYASIVAEAFGENFDFPTPVVESGGSSAGLKRFCEGVGENTIDVANASRRIKDKEIKACAENGVTDIIEVQIGYDGIVFANDIKGNAFEYTPTDWFLALSDEILVDGKMVANPNKTWADVNSAFPAQDIQAFIPGTKHGTREVFEDKVILAGCEATGAFEHLLAHAEGDSDKAKKKAAEKACISLRTDGKSVDIDGDYTETLARIDSNKDGIGVFGLAFYENNTDKLQVATMSGIVPTTESIAEGEYPVSRPLFFYVKKAHIGVIPGLKEYAEFFVADEVAGPDGPLAEYGLVADPELTKTQAMVSEEEVIGGNS; this comes from the coding sequence ATGTCCTTTGTGAAACTCACCGCGTCCGCCCTGGCCATTTCGGCTGTTTCTGCCACTGCTGCGGCAGCGCGCGATCAGGTTCAGGTGGCCGGTTCTTCGACCGTTCTGCCCTATGCCTCCATCGTGGCCGAAGCCTTTGGCGAGAACTTCGACTTCCCGACACCGGTTGTTGAATCCGGTGGGTCCTCCGCCGGTCTGAAGCGGTTCTGCGAAGGTGTTGGCGAAAACACCATCGATGTCGCCAACGCGTCGCGCCGCATCAAGGACAAGGAAATCAAGGCCTGCGCCGAAAACGGCGTCACTGACATCATCGAAGTTCAGATCGGTTATGACGGCATCGTGTTTGCAAATGACATCAAGGGCAATGCCTTTGAATACACGCCGACCGACTGGTTCCTGGCCCTGTCCGACGAGATCCTGGTTGATGGCAAAATGGTCGCCAACCCCAACAAGACGTGGGCCGATGTGAACAGCGCTTTCCCGGCGCAAGACATTCAGGCCTTCATCCCCGGCACCAAGCACGGCACACGCGAAGTGTTCGAAGACAAGGTGATCTTGGCAGGCTGCGAAGCCACCGGCGCCTTCGAGCATCTGCTGGCCCACGCCGAAGGTGACAGCGACAAAGCCAAGAAGAAAGCCGCAGAGAAAGCCTGTATCTCCCTGCGCACCGATGGCAAATCGGTTGATATCGATGGCGACTATACCGAGACCCTGGCCCGCATCGACAGCAACAAAGACGGCATTGGCGTCTTTGGTCTGGCGTTCTACGAGAACAACACCGACAAGCTGCAGGTTGCCACCATGTCCGGCATTGTACCCACCACCGAAAGCATCGCCGAAGGTGAATATCCGGTATCGCGCCCGCTGTTCTTCTACGTGAAGAAAGCCCACATCGGCGTGATCCCCGGCCTGAAAGAATACGCTGAATTCTTCGTCGCAGACGAAGTGGCAGGCCCCGATGGCCCGCTGGCAGAATATGGCCTGGTTGCCGACCCTGAGCTGACCAAGACGCAAGCCATGGTTTCCGAAGAAGAGGTCATCGGCGGAAATTCCTGA
- a CDS encoding sensor histidine kinase has product MTQDLIDGFMEAIPLPAMLVDQSERFIAANAAATTLLGANLVGRHFATILRQPNVATAIESCLYERSAKTARHLSNDGAQDTTFEVALRYIPGIGAVNGGAALISLTDITDREQASQMRRDFVANVSHELRTPLTALMGFIETLRGPARDDAPARDRFLTIMQGEANRMNRLVGDLLSLNRVESEERVRPREQLDLGAHLASTLKSLEPVAEAADVQLFLEIPEEPTLVTGDPDQLQQVFTNLVENAIKYGGDQVTLRLRTRDRDPAVRAAAVRVEVIDNGNGIDPVHLPRLTERFYRVDSHRSREQGGTGLGLAIVKHIVNRHRGRMRVESSAATGTVFTVILPR; this is encoded by the coding sequence ATGACACAGGATTTAATCGACGGTTTCATGGAAGCCATCCCCTTGCCAGCGATGCTGGTCGATCAAAGCGAAAGGTTCATCGCCGCAAATGCGGCGGCGACCACACTGCTGGGTGCCAATCTGGTCGGACGTCATTTCGCCACCATCCTACGCCAGCCCAATGTGGCCACGGCGATCGAAAGCTGTCTCTATGAACGCAGCGCCAAAACCGCCCGTCACCTGTCCAACGACGGCGCACAGGACACCACGTTCGAGGTCGCTTTGCGCTATATCCCCGGCATTGGTGCGGTAAATGGCGGGGCGGCGCTGATCAGTCTCACGGATATCACTGACCGCGAGCAGGCCAGCCAGATGAGACGTGATTTCGTCGCCAATGTCAGCCATGAACTGCGCACGCCGCTGACCGCGCTGATGGGGTTCATCGAAACGCTGCGTGGCCCCGCACGTGACGATGCCCCGGCACGCGACAGGTTTCTGACAATCATGCAGGGCGAGGCAAATCGGATGAACCGCCTGGTCGGGGATCTGTTGTCACTGAACCGGGTCGAGAGCGAAGAGCGTGTGCGCCCGCGCGAGCAACTCGACTTGGGCGCGCATCTGGCCTCAACGCTGAAATCGCTGGAACCGGTGGCGGAGGCTGCAGATGTGCAGCTTTTTCTGGAAATACCAGAGGAGCCGACGCTGGTCACCGGGGATCCGGATCAGCTGCAGCAGGTGTTCACAAACCTTGTTGAGAACGCCATCAAATATGGCGGCGATCAGGTGACCCTGCGCCTCAGAACACGCGACCGCGACCCCGCGGTCCGTGCCGCCGCCGTCCGGGTTGAGGTGATAGACAATGGCAACGGGATCGACCCCGTGCATCTGCCACGTCTGACGGAACGGTTCTACAGGGTCGACTCCCATCGTTCACGCGAACAGGGCGGTACCGGGTTGGGGCTTGCGATTGTCAAACATATCGTCAATCGCCATCGCGGCCGGATGCGGGTGGAAAGCTCCGCTGCGACGGGCACGGTGTTCACCGTGATCCTTCCGCGCTGA
- a CDS encoding trans-sulfuration enzyme family protein, protein MRPDPLPFSASHPVVTPLSPSVVYASDTPDALDDQYEGRVHGYTYSREGHPNADVVAKRLDAMEGMPGGVVTGSGMAAVSAVLLGLLKTGDHVIGGNQLYGRSMRLMAEDLPRLGIATTLADPGDVAAVDAAIRPETKMILVEAVSNPTLAVADIDGLAQLCKDRDILLVVDNTFTTPRGFRPFDHGADIVIHSITKLLAGHSDVMLGYVVAKDAEINTRLSVYVVTTGMTPSPFDCWLAERGMLSFELRFERAQATAVTLADHLAGLPGVKRVIYPTRKDHPDHERAMALLDGKGCNMVSFELEGGRAAANAFTRGADGLNFAPTLGDVGTTLSHPASSSHRALSAEDRAKLGLSEGFFRISVGLEDPETLCAVFTEAVAAATS, encoded by the coding sequence ATGCGGCCAGATCCCTTGCCCTTCAGCGCGAGCCATCCGGTGGTGACCCCACTTAGTCCGTCGGTGGTCTATGCCAGCGACACGCCAGATGCGCTCGATGATCAATATGAGGGTCGGGTGCATGGCTACACCTATTCACGTGAGGGGCATCCAAACGCCGATGTGGTCGCCAAACGGCTCGATGCGATGGAAGGCATGCCCGGCGGTGTTGTGACCGGGTCCGGTATGGCGGCGGTTTCGGCTGTTCTGCTGGGCCTGCTGAAAACCGGCGATCACGTGATTGGCGGCAATCAGCTTTATGGCCGCTCCATGCGCCTGATGGCCGAGGATCTGCCGCGTCTGGGCATTGCAACAACATTGGCCGATCCCGGCGATGTGGCTGCGGTTGACGCCGCGATCCGCCCCGAAACCAAAATGATCCTGGTCGAGGCCGTCTCAAACCCGACTCTGGCCGTGGCCGATATCGACGGGTTGGCGCAGCTCTGCAAGGATCGCGATATCCTTTTGGTGGTCGACAACACCTTCACCACGCCACGGGGCTTTCGCCCCTTTGATCATGGCGCCGATATCGTCATCCATTCTATCACCAAGCTCTTGGCAGGGCATTCCGATGTGATGCTGGGCTATGTCGTGGCCAAGGATGCTGAGATCAACACCCGTCTCAGCGTCTATGTAGTCACTACCGGCATGACACCCAGCCCGTTTGACTGCTGGCTTGCGGAGCGTGGCATGCTGTCGTTTGAGCTGCGGTTTGAGCGCGCGCAGGCCACCGCAGTAACGCTGGCCGATCATCTCGCCGGGCTGCCGGGGGTCAAGCGGGTGATTTACCCGACCCGCAAGGACCATCCCGATCACGAGCGCGCAATGGCGCTGTTGGACGGGAAAGGCTGCAATATGGTCAGCTTTGAGCTGGAAGGCGGGCGCGCTGCTGCCAATGCCTTTACCCGTGGGGCCGATGGGCTGAACTTTGCCCCGACTCTTGGGGATGTGGGAACGACACTGTCGCATCCGGCCTCATCCTCGCATCGCGCTCTCAGTGCAGAGGATCGCGCCAAACTGGGGCTGAGCGAAGGGTTCTTTCGCATCTCGGTCGGGCTTGAGGATCCGGAAACACTCTGCGCTGTCTTCACCGAAGCGGTCGCGGCTGCCACGTCATAG
- a CDS encoding gamma carbonic anhydrase family protein, giving the protein MTIYALGDKTPELHADTWVAPDANLIGLVVLEEGASVWFGSTIRADHEEIRIGRGSNVQENCVMHIDAGYPLTIGENCTIGHKVMLHGCTIGDNTLIGMGATVLNGAKIGKNCLIGAGALITENKEIPDNSLVMGAPGKIVRDVDEALVQSLRQSAEHYQENMRRFRDELNEV; this is encoded by the coding sequence ATGACGATTTATGCCCTGGGTGACAAAACCCCCGAACTCCACGCCGACACATGGGTTGCGCCGGATGCCAATCTGATCGGCCTCGTTGTGCTGGAGGAGGGGGCCTCGGTCTGGTTCGGCAGCACCATCCGCGCCGATCACGAGGAAATCCGCATCGGGCGTGGTTCAAACGTGCAGGAAAACTGCGTCATGCATATTGACGCCGGCTACCCCCTGACCATTGGCGAGAATTGCACCATCGGCCACAAGGTGATGCTGCATGGCTGCACCATCGGCGACAACACCCTGATCGGGATGGGGGCCACGGTGCTGAACGGAGCCAAGATCGGTAAGAACTGCCTGATCGGTGCGGGCGCCTTGATTACAGAGAATAAGGAAATCCCTGATAATTCTCTGGTCATGGGCGCACCCGGCAAAATCGTCCGTGATGTGGATGAGGCGCTGGTTCAATCCCTGCGCCAAAGTGCCGAACACTACCAAGAAAACATGCGTCGTTTCCGCGACGAACTAAATGAGGTCTGA
- the gmk gene encoding guanylate kinase, translating to MADRRGLLIILSSPSGAGKSTLAKRLRSWDPSIEFSVSATTRNPRPGETDGQDYHFITTDAFKTAVSEGNMLEHAHVFGNFYGSPKGPVKAAIDGGRDVLFDIDWQGAQQIRNSDLGQHTLSIFLLPPSIGELRRRLESRAQDDAATITRRMEKSWDEISHWGSYDHVLINDNLDTTELQLKTIITATRLRRIQQPHLMDHVRGLQSEFEDLS from the coding sequence ATGGCAGATCGGCGCGGCCTGTTGATTATCCTTTCTTCGCCCTCAGGGGCCGGGAAATCCACATTGGCGAAACGGCTGCGGTCCTGGGATCCCAGCATTGAATTTTCCGTCTCTGCCACCACGCGCAATCCGCGTCCCGGCGAAACCGACGGGCAGGACTATCACTTCATCACCACTGATGCCTTCAAGACCGCCGTGAGCGAAGGCAACATGCTGGAGCACGCCCATGTCTTCGGCAATTTTTATGGCTCGCCCAAGGGACCGGTGAAGGCGGCGATTGATGGCGGGCGTGACGTGCTGTTTGACATCGACTGGCAGGGCGCCCAGCAGATCCGCAACTCAGACCTGGGTCAGCACACGCTGTCGATCTTTCTGCTGCCGCCCTCGATTGGAGAGCTGCGCCGCCGACTGGAGAGCCGCGCGCAGGATGATGCGGCGACCATCACCCGCCGGATGGAGAAAAGCTGGGACGAAATCAGCCACTGGGGCAGCTATGATCACGTCTTGATCAACGACAATCTCGACACAACCGAGCTACAGCTGAAGACCATTATCACCGCCACCCGTCTGCGCCGCATCCAGCAGCCGCATCTGATGGACCATGTGCGCGGCCTGCAAAGCGAATTTGAGGATCTGTCATGA
- a CDS encoding YicC/YloC family endoribonuclease, which translates to MTIYSMTGFAAGQGSTGAHSWSCELRSVNAKGLDLRLRIPDWLDGLESCLRGQLSKALSRGNVSMTLRISRSEEVAAAVQINQPVLATLLTAVAEVERQAAAAGVILAQTSAADLLAQRGVLEQASGSDDPAPIVAALSTDFATILSDFVNMRANEGAALKAVLLDQLDQINTLREEAARRAEARKPEVAATLRSNLARVLENSDGVDETRLAQELALLAVKADVTEELDRLTAHVAAARELLTKGGAVGRKLDFLMQEFNREANTLCSKAQNSDLTAVGLELKAVIDQMREQVQNIE; encoded by the coding sequence ATGACCATCTATTCAATGACGGGCTTTGCCGCAGGGCAGGGCAGCACCGGGGCACATAGCTGGTCGTGCGAATTGCGCTCGGTGAATGCCAAGGGACTGGACCTGCGTCTGCGCATCCCGGACTGGCTGGACGGGCTTGAAAGCTGCCTGCGCGGGCAATTAAGCAAGGCTCTGTCGCGCGGCAATGTCTCCATGACCCTGAGGATCAGCCGCAGCGAAGAGGTGGCCGCCGCCGTTCAGATCAACCAACCCGTGCTGGCAACGCTACTGACAGCCGTTGCCGAGGTGGAACGACAGGCCGCAGCTGCGGGGGTGATATTGGCACAGACCTCGGCGGCAGATCTTCTGGCACAACGGGGTGTGCTGGAGCAGGCCAGCGGCAGCGATGATCCTGCCCCCATCGTGGCGGCCCTCAGTACCGATTTCGCCACAATCCTGTCCGACTTTGTTAATATGCGCGCAAATGAGGGCGCCGCATTGAAAGCTGTTCTGCTGGACCAGCTGGATCAGATCAACACCCTGCGGGAGGAAGCCGCACGCCGCGCAGAGGCCCGCAAACCGGAAGTCGCCGCAACCCTGCGCAGCAACCTGGCGCGGGTGCTGGAAAACAGTGACGGCGTGGACGAAACGCGGCTTGCACAGGAACTGGCCCTGCTGGCGGTCAAAGCGGATGTCACCGAGGAACTGGATCGGCTGACCGCCCATGTCGCGGCCGCGCGTGAACTGCTGACCAAGGGTGGCGCCGTCGGGCGCAAGCTGGATTTCCTGATGCAGGAATTCAACCGCGAGGCCAATACGCTCTGCTCCAAGGCGCAAAACAGTGACCTGACCGCGGTCGGGCTTGAGCTGAAAGCGGTCATCGACCAAATGCGCGAGCAGGTTCAGAACATCGAATAG
- a CDS encoding PAS domain-containing protein, with translation MFFGGRKDNDQTKGQTKVVAIDRFRAAGSLSPMRQAEAYWTALRRGDDIPSRSQIDPRGLENILPQTFILERIAPGIARFRLAGQKVNEMAGMEVRGMPITAFFTPAARKQVSAALETMFDTPAIIELTLQTENNRLRGAREARMLLMPLRSDLGDVSRALGVFISEGNPTGVSQRFSVIETQIRQVSQKGDAPFKAKPRDSEVATATPATPKPAAKDINAPNPGFAETQARFEREPTVMTEARALIERSRRMSAEAPVKDTVEPAPAKPGSHLRLVINRD, from the coding sequence ATGTTTTTTGGCGGCCGCAAAGATAACGATCAGACCAAAGGTCAAACCAAAGTGGTTGCGATAGACCGGTTCCGTGCCGCAGGCTCGCTGTCACCGATGCGTCAGGCAGAGGCCTATTGGACCGCTCTGCGCCGTGGCGACGATATCCCCAGCCGGTCGCAAATTGATCCGCGCGGTTTGGAAAATATCCTGCCCCAGACCTTTATTCTGGAACGGATCGCCCCTGGTATCGCCCGTTTCCGTCTGGCCGGTCAAAAGGTCAACGAAATGGCCGGTATGGAAGTGCGCGGCATGCCAATCACCGCCTTCTTCACCCCGGCGGCCCGCAAACAGGTCAGCGCCGCTCTGGAAACCATGTTCGATACGCCTGCCATCATCGAATTGACCTTGCAGACCGAGAACAACCGCCTGCGGGGCGCACGAGAGGCACGGATGTTGCTGATGCCTCTGCGCAGTGATCTGGGGGATGTGAGCCGCGCGCTGGGTGTGTTCATCTCTGAGGGCAATCCAACAGGCGTGTCGCAGCGGTTTTCGGTCATCGAAACTCAAATCCGTCAGGTCAGCCAAAAGGGCGATGCGCCGTTCAAAGCAAAGCCCCGCGATTCTGAGGTTGCGACCGCCACCCCTGCGACCCCCAAGCCTGCAGCCAAGGATATCAATGCGCCGAACCCCGGTTTTGCCGAGACCCAGGCTCGTTTTGAGCGCGAGCCGACGGTGATGACCGAAGCCCGCGCCCTGATTGAGCGCAGCCGTCGGATGTCAGCAGAGGCGCCTGTGAAAGATACGGTAGAACCGGCACCCGCCAAACCCGGCAGCCATCTGCGTCTGGTGATTAATCGGGACTGA
- a CDS encoding class II 3-deoxy-7-phosphoheptulonate synthase gives MSEWQKSTWRQKPRVQMPEYTNADALSAVESQLSKYPPLVFAGEARRLKQHLGAAGRGEAFLLQGGDCAESFDQFSADAIRDTFKVMLQMAMVLTYGAKVPVIKVGRMAGQFAKPRSAPTETVNGVELPSYRGDIINDLAFTEASRTPDPKRMLQAYTQAAATLNLIRAFSTGGYADVNQVHAWTLGFTEGEKAESYREMAKRITDTLDFMKAAGINNDTAHTLQSVEFYTSHEGLLLEYEEALTRLDSTSGKWLAGSGHMLWIGDRTRQPDGAHVEFCSGVQNPIGLKCGPTTTADDLKVLMAKLNPENEEGRLTLIARFGAGKAGEHLPRLIKAVKEEGAKVTWVCDPMHGNTIKSSTGYKTRPFESVLREVRDFFATHTAEGTIPGGVHFEMTGQDVTECTGGVRAVTDEDLSDRYHTACDPRLNASQSLELAFLVAEEVSQLRARTSERQAG, from the coding sequence ATGAGTGAGTGGCAAAAATCAACCTGGCGCCAAAAACCGCGGGTACAGATGCCAGAGTATACCAACGCCGACGCGCTGTCGGCTGTTGAATCTCAGCTGTCAAAATATCCGCCCTTGGTTTTTGCCGGTGAAGCACGACGTTTGAAACAACACCTCGGGGCCGCTGGCCGTGGTGAAGCGTTCCTGCTGCAAGGCGGCGACTGCGCCGAGAGTTTTGACCAGTTCAGCGCCGACGCAATCCGTGACACCTTTAAGGTGATGCTGCAGATGGCGATGGTCCTGACCTATGGTGCAAAGGTGCCGGTGATCAAAGTGGGCCGCATGGCGGGCCAATTTGCCAAGCCGCGCAGCGCGCCCACCGAAACCGTCAACGGTGTGGAACTGCCCAGCTACCGTGGCGACATCATCAACGATCTGGCCTTTACCGAAGCCTCGCGGACCCCTGACCCCAAGCGGATGCTTCAGGCCTACACCCAGGCTGCGGCAACACTGAACCTGATCCGCGCCTTTTCGACTGGCGGTTATGCCGACGTGAACCAGGTGCACGCCTGGACTTTGGGCTTTACCGAGGGTGAAAAGGCCGAGAGCTACCGCGAGATGGCCAAGCGGATCACCGATACGCTCGACTTTATGAAAGCCGCCGGTATCAACAACGACACTGCGCATACACTGCAATCGGTGGAGTTTTATACCAGCCATGAGGGTCTGTTGCTGGAATATGAAGAGGCGTTGACCCGTCTTGATTCGACCTCTGGTAAATGGCTGGCCGGCTCTGGCCACATGCTGTGGATCGGTGACCGTACCCGCCAACCTGACGGTGCGCATGTCGAATTCTGTAGCGGCGTTCAGAACCCTATTGGTTTGAAATGTGGTCCGACCACCACCGCCGACGACCTAAAGGTGCTGATGGCCAAGCTGAATCCGGAAAACGAAGAGGGCCGCCTGACCCTGATCGCGCGGTTTGGTGCGGGCAAGGCCGGCGAACATCTGCCACGCCTGATCAAAGCCGTGAAGGAAGAGGGGGCCAAGGTGACTTGGGTCTGCGATCCGATGCACGGCAACACCATCAAATCATCGACCGGCTATAAAACACGCCCCTTTGAGAGCGTTCTGCGCGAAGTTCGCGACTTCTTTGCGACCCATACCGCAGAAGGCACTATCCCCGGTGGTGTGCATTTTGAGATGACCGGTCAGGATGTGACTGAATGCACCGGCGGCGTGCGTGCGGTTACAGACGAGGATCTGAGCGATCGCTATCACACGGCCTGCGATCCGCGTCTGAACGCCAGCCAATCGCTGGAGCTGGCCTTCCTTGTGGCAGAAGAAGTGTCGCAGCTGCGGGCGCGTACGTCTGAGCGTCAGGCCGGCTGA
- a CDS encoding GlxA family transcriptional regulator produces MRTQSKPTISPASGPQIKCYAFVLLDNFSMLSFASALECLRIANRMIGREAYSWRLLAEGGSTVSCSAGTLFQVDEDLIELQRDDTILLCAGIAVQEATTKKLMSWLRREARKGLKIGGLCTASYTLARAGLLDGKRATIHWENADSFSEEFDEVELTKSVFVIDGNRMSTAGGTASIDLMLKLIASDHGEDIANSVADQLIYSSIRTDQDTQRLSIPTRIGVRHPKLSMVIQMMEANIEEPISPSVLAQNVGMSTRQLERLFRRYLNRSPKRYYMELRLQKARNLLMQTDMSVINVALACGFASPSHFSKCYRAHYDTTPYRERGSKSTPPAG; encoded by the coding sequence ATGCGGACGCAAAGCAAGCCAACAATAAGCCCGGCCTCAGGCCCCCAGATCAAATGCTATGCCTTTGTGCTATTGGACAATTTTTCGATGTTGTCTTTTGCATCCGCGCTAGAGTGCCTACGCATCGCAAACCGCATGATTGGTCGCGAGGCATATAGCTGGAGATTGTTGGCCGAAGGCGGCAGCACGGTGAGTTGTTCAGCCGGTACGTTGTTTCAGGTTGATGAAGATCTGATTGAGCTGCAACGCGATGACACAATTCTGTTATGTGCAGGCATCGCCGTACAGGAAGCGACAACCAAAAAACTGATGTCGTGGCTACGGCGTGAGGCGCGCAAGGGGCTGAAGATAGGCGGACTGTGCACCGCTTCCTACACATTGGCGCGCGCGGGCCTGCTGGATGGCAAACGCGCGACCATTCACTGGGAAAATGCCGATAGTTTCAGCGAAGAATTTGACGAAGTTGAACTGACAAAATCGGTTTTTGTCATTGATGGCAATCGGATGTCGACGGCAGGTGGTACCGCCTCTATCGACCTGATGCTGAAATTGATTGCCAGCGATCACGGCGAGGATATCGCAAACTCGGTCGCGGATCAGCTGATCTATTCATCGATTCGCACCGACCAGGATACCCAGCGTTTGTCGATCCCAACGCGGATTGGTGTGCGCCACCCGAAACTGTCTATGGTCATTCAGATGATGGAGGCCAATATTGAAGAGCCGATCAGCCCGTCTGTTCTTGCTCAGAATGTCGGCATGTCCACCCGTCAGCTAGAGCGCCTATTTCGCCGGTATCTGAACCGATCACCCAAGCGGTACTATATGGAACTGCGCCTGCAAAAAGCGCGTAACCTGTTGATGCAGACGGATATGAGCGTGATCAATGTGGCGCTTGCTTGCGGTTTTGCATCGCCGTCGCATTTCTCCAAATGCTACAGGGCCCATTACGACACCACACCCTATCGCGAACGTGGCAGTAAATCGACTCCTCCCGCGGGGTAG